The Cuculus canorus isolate bCucCan1 chromosome 16, bCucCan1.pri, whole genome shotgun sequence genome includes a region encoding these proteins:
- the ADIG gene encoding adipogenin isoform X1, with amino-acid sequence MRYPLVPLVTDLTCPLLFFWFSLPFVMLLVLMMIWLYLLLNEAEVPSPEEIKKRFSDENDSDSKLEDEPTEEENQNDTSNTEMQEEVQPRGSLGNLRPKPAYLSSKPKSRKQSLPTAISDSCSQSQKISPSQAEKSHLCNIVMLLCTMLSSFTWNFACRLLRTSNVLMIQLLPSSLIIYIAQLFALGEKVVKTLGSLRLESRGLLASVLGRRYKRSGTE; translated from the exons ATGAGGTATCCTCTGGTTCCTTTGGTGACTGATCTGACCtgtcctcttcttttcttctggttttctttgccATTTGTAATGCTGTTGGTCTTAATGATGATCTGGCTATACCTTCTGCTTAATGAAG CAGAGGTACCCAGtccagaagaaataaagaaacgATTTTCTGATGAGAACGATTCTGACTCTAAACTTGAAGATGAAccaacagaagaagaaaaccagaatgaCACATCCAATACAGAAATGCAAGAGGAGGTGCAACCCAGGGGATCTCTAGGAAATCTGAGGCCTAAACCTGCTTATCTgagttcaaaaccaaaaagccgAAAGCAAAGTCTTCCTACTGCAATCTCAGATAGCTGCTCTCAGAGCCAGAAGATAAGTCCTTCCCAGGCTGAGAAGAGCCATCTCTGTAACATTGTGATG CTCTTGTGCACcatgctttcttctttcacctGGAATTTTGCCTGCCGCTTGCTCCGGACCTCTAATGTCCTGATGATTCAACTGCTGCCATCCTCTCTGATTATCTACATCGCTCAGCTGTTTGCTTTGGGTGAAAAAGTTGTGAAAACCTTAGGCTCCCTGAGATTGGAAAGCAGAGGGCTGTTGGCTTCAGTCTTGGGGAGGAGATATAAACGAAGTGGAACAGAGTGA
- the ADIG gene encoding adipogenin isoform X2 — MRYPLVPLVTDLTCPLLFFWFSLPFVMLLVLMMIWLYLLLNEEVPSPEEIKKRFSDENDSDSKLEDEPTEEENQNDTSNTEMQEEVQPRGSLGNLRPKPAYLSSKPKSRKQSLPTAISDSCSQSQKISPSQAEKSHLCNIVMLLCTMLSSFTWNFACRLLRTSNVLMIQLLPSSLIIYIAQLFALGEKVVKTLGSLRLESRGLLASVLGRRYKRSGTE; from the exons ATGAGGTATCCTCTGGTTCCTTTGGTGACTGATCTGACCtgtcctcttcttttcttctggttttctttgccATTTGTAATGCTGTTGGTCTTAATGATGATCTGGCTATACCTTCTGCTTAATGAAG AGGTACCCAGtccagaagaaataaagaaacgATTTTCTGATGAGAACGATTCTGACTCTAAACTTGAAGATGAAccaacagaagaagaaaaccagaatgaCACATCCAATACAGAAATGCAAGAGGAGGTGCAACCCAGGGGATCTCTAGGAAATCTGAGGCCTAAACCTGCTTATCTgagttcaaaaccaaaaagccgAAAGCAAAGTCTTCCTACTGCAATCTCAGATAGCTGCTCTCAGAGCCAGAAGATAAGTCCTTCCCAGGCTGAGAAGAGCCATCTCTGTAACATTGTGATG CTCTTGTGCACcatgctttcttctttcacctGGAATTTTGCCTGCCGCTTGCTCCGGACCTCTAATGTCCTGATGATTCAACTGCTGCCATCCTCTCTGATTATCTACATCGCTCAGCTGTTTGCTTTGGGTGAAAAAGTTGTGAAAACCTTAGGCTCCCTGAGATTGGAAAGCAGAGGGCTGTTGGCTTCAGTCTTGGGGAGGAGATATAAACGAAGTGGAACAGAGTGA
- the ACTR5 gene encoding actin-related protein 5 produces the protein MAAGGKVFAFRDTRWAPDPVLEPGPAVRTPQPVPLVIDNGSFQTRAGWACADPAVPAEPLLRFRSLAARSRGARAGAETQVGNDLGSPEPLRWLLRSPFDRNVPVQLELQELLLDHVFQRLGVASQGCVDHPIVLTEAVCNPLYSRQMMSELLFECYQVPKVSYGVDSLYSFFHNRRQNWPCSGLVISSGYQCTHILPVLEGRLDAKNCKRINLGGCQAAVYLQRLLQLKYPGHFAAITLSRMEEILHEHSYIAEDYIEELQKWRSPEYYENNVHKMQLPFSNKLLGSTLTSEEKQERRQQQLRRLQELNARRREEKLQLDQERLDRLLYVQELLEDGQMDQFHKALVELNMDSAEELQSYINKLSLSVEQTKQKILQAEVSIEVDVVDSKPETPDLDPLGSEQSLEDVESINEFEPLFAEEQPEVEKPVAAVQPMFNLAEYHQLFLGTERIRAPEIVFQPSLIGEDQAGIAETMQYVLERYSKEQQAILVQNVFLTGGNTMYPGLKARIQKELLEMRPFQSSFQVHLASSPVLDAWYGAREWAVEYMSREEGWITRKDYEEKGGEYLKEHCASNVYVPIRLPKQAPRTTEGLAPSRVLTSSTGNSCEQV, from the exons ATGGCGGCGGGCGGGAAGGTGTTTGCGTTCCGCGACACGCGCTGGGCGCCAGACCCGGTGCTGGAGCCGGGCCCGGCCGTGCGAACGCCGCAGCCGGTGCCGCTGGTGATCGATAACGGCTCCTTCCAGACTCGGGCGGGCTGGGCCTGCGCAGACCCCGCAGTGCCAGCCGAGCCGCTGCTGCGGTTCCGCTCGCTGGCGGCTCGCAGCCGCGGGGCCCGCGCCGGGGCCGAGACCCAGGTGGGCAACGACCTGGGCAGCCCCGAGCCGCTCCGCTGGCTGCTCCGCTCGCCCTTCGACCGCAACGTGCCCGTGCAGCTcgagctgcaggagctgctcctcGACCACGTCTTCCAGCGGCTCGGCGTCGCCTCGCAG GGTTGTGTGGATCACCCCATTGTTTTGACTGAAGCAGTGTGCAATCCTCTGTATTCGAGACAAATGATGTCAGAGCTCCTCTTTGAATGTTATCAAGTGCCCAAAGTGTCCTATGGCGTCGATAGCTTGTATAGTTTTTTCCACAACAGAAGGCAGAACTGGCCCTGCAGTGGTTTGGTGATATCTTCAGGTTATCAGTGTACGCACATTTTGCCAGTCTTGGAAGGCAG attGGATGCGAAAAACTGCAAGCGTATTAATCTCGGAGGGTGTCAGGCAGCCGTGTATCTGCAACgcctcctgcagctgaaataCCCAGGACATTTCGCTGCCATCACTCTTAGTCGCATGGAGGAAATACTGCACGAGCATAGCTACATTGCAGAGGACTATATAGAAG AGCTACAGAAATGGCGGTCCCCAGAGTACTATGAGAACAACGTGCACAAGATGCAGCTGCCTTTCTCTAACAAACTGCTGGGAAGCACTCTGACatcagaggaaaagcaggagagacGGCAGCAACAGTTACGTCGACTCCAAGAACTCAATGCCCGTCGTCGAGAAGAGAAGCTGCAACTTGACCAAGAGAGGCTGGACAGGCTACTGTATGTACAG GAACTTTTAGAAGATGGTCAAATGGATCAATTCCACAAAGCTTTGGTGGAACTGAATATGGACTCTGCAGAAGAACTTCAGTCTTACATCAACAAATTGAGTCTGTCTGTTGAACAAACGAAGCAGAAAATCCTACAGGCAGAAGTCAGTATTGAAGTAGATGTTGTGGACAGCAAGCCAGAG ACTCCTGATTTGGATCCTTTAGGCAGTGAACAATCACTGGAGGATGTGGAAAGTATTAATGAGTTTGAACCTTTATTTGCTGAGGAACAGCCTGAAGTTGAGAAGCCTGTTGCTGCAGTGCAG cccATGTTTAATCTGGCAGAGTACCACCAGCTTTTCCTTGGCACTGAAAGAATCAGGGCTCCAGAGATTGTCTTCCAGCCTTCCTTGATAGGAGAAGACCAGGCCGGTATAGCAGAAACAATGCAATATGTCCTTGAGAG GTATTCAAAGGAGCAACAAGCTATTCTTGTCCAGAACGTTTTTCTCACTGGTGGGAATACAATGTACCCTGGACTGAAAGCCAGAATCCAGAAGGAACTCCTCGAAATGAGGCCATTCCAGTCGTCTTTTCAG GTTCACCTTGCTTCCAGTCCTGTTTTAGATGCCTGGTATGGAGCTAGGGAATGGGCAGTGGAATACATGAGCCGTGAAGAAGGCTGGATAACCAGGAAAGACTatgaagaaaaagggggagagtACCTCAAGGAACACTGTGCTTCCAATGTCTATGTTCCCATTCGCCTTCCAAAGCAGGCCCCACGGACAACAGAGGGGTTAGCACCCAGCAGAGTGCTGACATCCAGCACAGGCAATTCTTGTGAGCAGGTGTAG